Proteins found in one Rhinolophus ferrumequinum isolate MPI-CBG mRhiFer1 chromosome 9, mRhiFer1_v1.p, whole genome shotgun sequence genomic segment:
- the DNAJC16 gene encoding dnaJ homolog subfamily C member 16 isoform X1 has protein sequence MEVKKLSISWQFLIVLVLILQILSALDFDPYRVLGVSRTASQADIKKAYKKLAREWHPDKNKDPGAEDKFIQISKAYEILSNEEKRSNYDHYGDAGENQGYQKQQQQREYRFRHFHENFYFDESFFHFPFNSERRDSMDEKYLLHFSHYVNEVVPDSFKKPYLIKITSDWCFSCIHIEPVWKEVVQELEELGVGIGVVHAGYERRLAHHLGAHSTPSILGIINGKISFFHNAVVRENLRQFVESLLPGNLVEKVTNKNYVRFLSGWQQENKPRVLLFDQMPVVPLLYKLTAFAYKDYLSFGYVCVGLRGAEEMTRQYNVNVYAPTILIFKEHVNKPADVIQARNMKKQIIDDFITQNKYLLAARLTNQKLFHELCPVKRSHRQRKYCVVLLTAEAAQLGTPFEAFLSFALANTQDIVRFVHVYSDRQPEFANTLLPDSETFGGKSAVSILERRNMAGRVVYKTLEDPWTGSENDKFILLGYLDQLRKDPALLSSEAVLPDLTDELAPIFLLRWLYSASDYISDCWDSIFHNNWREMMPLLSLVFSALFILFGTVIVQAFSDSNDERESNPPDKEEAHEKAGKTEPSITKENSSKIPKKGFVEVTELTDVTYTSNLVRLRPGHMNVVLILSNSTKTSLLQKFALEVYTFTGSSCLHFSFLSLDKHREWLEYLLEFAQDVAPIPNQYDKHFMERDYTGYVLALNGHKKYFCLFKPQKTVEEEEAMGACGGLDSPLHLGESRGKSSCGLGSRPIKGKLSKLSLWMERLLEGSLQRFYIPSWPELD, from the exons GCATCCTGACAAAAACAAAGATCCCGGAGCAGAAGACAAGTTCATTCAAATTAGCAAGGCCTACGAG ATTCTTTCCAATGAAGAAAAGAGATCAAATTATGATCACTATGGAGATGCTGGAGAGAACCAGGGCTACCAGAAGCAGCAACAGCAGCGAGAGTATCGCTTCCGCCATTtccatgaaaatttttattttgatgaatctTTTTTTCACTTCCCTTTTAATTCTGAGAGGCGGGACTCCATGGATGAAAAGTATTTATTGCACTTTTCACATTATGTGAACGAAGTGGTTCCAGATAGCTTCAAGAAACCCTACCTCATTAAGATCACCTCAGATTGGTGCTTTAGCTGTATCCATATCGAGCCTGTTTGGAAAGAAGTAGTTCAAGAACTGGAAGAATTGG GTGTGGGAATCGGCGTGGTCCATGCGGGGTACGAGAGACGCCTGGCTCATCACCTGGGGGCACACAGCACGCCCTCGATCCTAGGAATCATAAATGGGAAAATCTCCTTCTTCCACAACGCCGTGGTCCGTGAGAATCTGCGGCAGTTTGTAGAGAGTCTTCTTCCAGGGAACTTGGTGGAGAAA gttacaaataaaaattatgtcagATTCCTCTCTGGCTGGCAGCAGGAGAATAAACCACGCGTCCTTCTGTTTGATCAAATGCCTGTTGTACCACTGCTATACAAG TTGACTGCTTTTGCATACAAAGATTACTTGTCATTTGGTTACGTCTGTGTCGGTTTGAGAGGAGCGGAAGAGATGACGAGGCAGTACAACGTCAATGTCTATGCCCCCACCATCTTGATCTTTAAAGAACACGTAAATAAGCCTGCAGATGTCATCCAG GCCCGCAATATGAAAAAACAGATCATTGATGATTTCATCACCCAAAACAAGTACCTATTGGCAGCCAGGCTCACCAACCAGAAGTTGTTCCATGAACTCTGCCCCGTGAAACGGTCTCACCGACAGAGGAA ATACTGTGTGGTGTTACTGACTGCCGAGGCCGCCCAGCTGGGCACACCCTTTGAGGCCTTCCTGTCCTTCGCCCTGGCAAACACACAGGACATAGTAAGGTTCGTGCATGTCTACAGCGATCGGCAGCCGGAGTTTGCCAACACCTTACTACCGGACAGTGAGACATTCGGAGGAAAATCAGCA gTGTCTATCTTAGAAAGACGCAACATGGCAGGCAGGGTGGTCTATAAAACCCTGGAAGATCCCTGGACTGGGAGCGAGAACGATAAATTCATTCTTCTGGGTTATCTCGACCAACTGCGGAAAGACCCAGCTCTCCTGTCCTCGGAAGCTGTGCTCCCTGACTTGACCGATGAGCTTGCCCCT ATTTTTCTCCTTCGGTGGCTGTACTCTGCCTCTGACTACATCTCAGACTGCTGGGATAGCATCTTTCACAACAACTG GAGGGAAATGATGCCCCTTCTGTCCCTGGTCTTCTCTGCCCTCTTCATCCTCTTCGGCACCGTCATCGTTCAGGCTTTCAG TGACTCAAATGATGAGCGTGAGTCAAACCCTCCAGATAAAGAAGAAGCCCATGAGAAGGCCGGGAAGACTGAGCCCAGCATCACCAAAGAAAACAGCAG CAAGATTCCTAAAAAAGGCTTTGTGGAGGTAACTGAACTCACAGATGTGACGTACACCAGTAACTTGGTGCGCCTGAGGCCAGGCCACATGAACGTGGTCCTCATCCTGTCGAATTCCACCAAGACCAGCCTACTGCAGAAATTCGCTTTGGAGGTCTACACGTTTACTGG GAGCAGCTGCCTACACTTCTCCTTCCTGAGTCTAGATAAACACAGAGAATGGCTCGAATACTTATTAGAATTTGCTCAAGATGTAGCCCCAATCCCAAACCAGTATGACAAGCACTTCATGGAACGTGACTACACTGGTTATGTACTGGCTCTGAATGGCCACAAGAAATACTTCTGCCTTTTCAAGCCCCAAAAAACagtggaagaggaggaagccaTGGGGGCCTGCGGCGGTCTTGACTCTCCCCTCCATTTGGGTGAATCTCGGGGAAAATCTTCCTGTGGCCTTGGATCCAGGCCCATCAAAGGAAAACTGAGCAAGTTGTCCTTATGGATGGAACGCCTGTTGGAAGGCTCCTTACAGAGGTTTTATATCCCATCGTGGCCTGAACTAGACTGA
- the DNAJC16 gene encoding dnaJ homolog subfamily C member 16 isoform X2 produces MDEKYLLHFSHYVNEVVPDSFKKPYLIKITSDWCFSCIHIEPVWKEVVQELEELGVGIGVVHAGYERRLAHHLGAHSTPSILGIINGKISFFHNAVVRENLRQFVESLLPGNLVEKVTNKNYVRFLSGWQQENKPRVLLFDQMPVVPLLYKLTAFAYKDYLSFGYVCVGLRGAEEMTRQYNVNVYAPTILIFKEHVNKPADVIQARNMKKQIIDDFITQNKYLLAARLTNQKLFHELCPVKRSHRQRKYCVVLLTAEAAQLGTPFEAFLSFALANTQDIVRFVHVYSDRQPEFANTLLPDSETFGGKSAVSILERRNMAGRVVYKTLEDPWTGSENDKFILLGYLDQLRKDPALLSSEAVLPDLTDELAPIFLLRWLYSASDYISDCWDSIFHNNWREMMPLLSLVFSALFILFGTVIVQAFSDSNDERESNPPDKEEAHEKAGKTEPSITKENSSKIPKKGFVEVTELTDVTYTSNLVRLRPGHMNVVLILSNSTKTSLLQKFALEVYTFTGSSCLHFSFLSLDKHREWLEYLLEFAQDVAPIPNQYDKHFMERDYTGYVLALNGHKKYFCLFKPQKTVEEEEAMGACGGLDSPLHLGESRGKSSCGLGSRPIKGKLSKLSLWMERLLEGSLQRFYIPSWPELD; encoded by the exons ATGGATGAAAAGTATTTATTGCACTTTTCACATTATGTGAACGAAGTGGTTCCAGATAGCTTCAAGAAACCCTACCTCATTAAGATCACCTCAGATTGGTGCTTTAGCTGTATCCATATCGAGCCTGTTTGGAAAGAAGTAGTTCAAGAACTGGAAGAATTGG GTGTGGGAATCGGCGTGGTCCATGCGGGGTACGAGAGACGCCTGGCTCATCACCTGGGGGCACACAGCACGCCCTCGATCCTAGGAATCATAAATGGGAAAATCTCCTTCTTCCACAACGCCGTGGTCCGTGAGAATCTGCGGCAGTTTGTAGAGAGTCTTCTTCCAGGGAACTTGGTGGAGAAA gttacaaataaaaattatgtcagATTCCTCTCTGGCTGGCAGCAGGAGAATAAACCACGCGTCCTTCTGTTTGATCAAATGCCTGTTGTACCACTGCTATACAAG TTGACTGCTTTTGCATACAAAGATTACTTGTCATTTGGTTACGTCTGTGTCGGTTTGAGAGGAGCGGAAGAGATGACGAGGCAGTACAACGTCAATGTCTATGCCCCCACCATCTTGATCTTTAAAGAACACGTAAATAAGCCTGCAGATGTCATCCAG GCCCGCAATATGAAAAAACAGATCATTGATGATTTCATCACCCAAAACAAGTACCTATTGGCAGCCAGGCTCACCAACCAGAAGTTGTTCCATGAACTCTGCCCCGTGAAACGGTCTCACCGACAGAGGAA ATACTGTGTGGTGTTACTGACTGCCGAGGCCGCCCAGCTGGGCACACCCTTTGAGGCCTTCCTGTCCTTCGCCCTGGCAAACACACAGGACATAGTAAGGTTCGTGCATGTCTACAGCGATCGGCAGCCGGAGTTTGCCAACACCTTACTACCGGACAGTGAGACATTCGGAGGAAAATCAGCA gTGTCTATCTTAGAAAGACGCAACATGGCAGGCAGGGTGGTCTATAAAACCCTGGAAGATCCCTGGACTGGGAGCGAGAACGATAAATTCATTCTTCTGGGTTATCTCGACCAACTGCGGAAAGACCCAGCTCTCCTGTCCTCGGAAGCTGTGCTCCCTGACTTGACCGATGAGCTTGCCCCT ATTTTTCTCCTTCGGTGGCTGTACTCTGCCTCTGACTACATCTCAGACTGCTGGGATAGCATCTTTCACAACAACTG GAGGGAAATGATGCCCCTTCTGTCCCTGGTCTTCTCTGCCCTCTTCATCCTCTTCGGCACCGTCATCGTTCAGGCTTTCAG TGACTCAAATGATGAGCGTGAGTCAAACCCTCCAGATAAAGAAGAAGCCCATGAGAAGGCCGGGAAGACTGAGCCCAGCATCACCAAAGAAAACAGCAG CAAGATTCCTAAAAAAGGCTTTGTGGAGGTAACTGAACTCACAGATGTGACGTACACCAGTAACTTGGTGCGCCTGAGGCCAGGCCACATGAACGTGGTCCTCATCCTGTCGAATTCCACCAAGACCAGCCTACTGCAGAAATTCGCTTTGGAGGTCTACACGTTTACTGG GAGCAGCTGCCTACACTTCTCCTTCCTGAGTCTAGATAAACACAGAGAATGGCTCGAATACTTATTAGAATTTGCTCAAGATGTAGCCCCAATCCCAAACCAGTATGACAAGCACTTCATGGAACGTGACTACACTGGTTATGTACTGGCTCTGAATGGCCACAAGAAATACTTCTGCCTTTTCAAGCCCCAAAAAACagtggaagaggaggaagccaTGGGGGCCTGCGGCGGTCTTGACTCTCCCCTCCATTTGGGTGAATCTCGGGGAAAATCTTCCTGTGGCCTTGGATCCAGGCCCATCAAAGGAAAACTGAGCAAGTTGTCCTTATGGATGGAACGCCTGTTGGAAGGCTCCTTACAGAGGTTTTATATCCCATCGTGGCCTGAACTAGACTGA
- the AGMAT gene encoding agmatinase, mitochondrial, whose amino-acid sequence MLRLLASRCGGGGSRPVSGLRNPGRSLDRQASDAPRNQPPSSEFVARPVGVCSMMRLPVQASPEGLDAAFVGVPLDIGTSNRPGARFGPRRIREESVMLRTVNPSTGALPFQSLMVADLGDVNVNLYNLQDSCRLIQEAYQKIVASGCIPLTLGGDHTITYPILQAMAKKYGAVGLLHVDAHTDTADKALGEKIYHGTPFRRCVDEGLLDCKRVVQIGIRGSSMTVDPYRYSRSQGFRVVLAEDCWMKSLVPLMAEVRQQMGGKPIYISFDIDGLDPAYAPGTGTPEIAGLTPSQALEIIRGCQGLNVVGCDLVEVSPPYDPSGNTALLAANLLFEMLCVLPKVTVV is encoded by the exons ATGCTGCGGCTGCTGGCGTCCCGCTGTGGAGGCGGGGGTTCACGTCCTGTCTCGGGGCTCCGCAACCCCGGCCGCAGCCTCGACCGCCAGGCCTCTGATGCCCCCCGGAACCAGCCCCCCAGCTCTGAGTTCGTGGCCCGGCCAGTGGGCGTCTGCTCCATGATGCGGCTGCCtgtgcaggcctcccctgagggGCTGGATGCCGCCTTCGTCGGGGTGCCCCTGGACATTGGGACCTCCAACAGGCCAGGGGCTAG ATTTGGACCCCGACGGATCCGGGAAGAATCAGTGATGCTTCGGACAGTCAACCCTAGCACAGGAGCCCTCCCCTTCCAGTCCCTCATGGTTGCAGACCTAGGCGATGTGAATGTCAATCTTTACAACCTTCAGGACAGCTGCCGCCTAATTCAAGAGGCCTATCAGAAAATTGTGGCCTCTGGCTGTATTCCTCTGACCTTGG gtGGAGATCACACAATTACATATCCTATATTGCAAGCCATGGCAAAAAA GTATGGCGCTGTGGGGCTGCTGCACGTGGATGCTCACACGGACACGGCCGACAAAGCCCTGGGAGAGAAGATCTATCACGGGACGCCCTTTCGCCGGTGCGTGGACGAGGGCCTCCTGGACTGTAAGCGTGTAGTGCAGATTGGCATCCGGGGCTCTTCCATGACCGTGGATCCCTACAGATACAGCCGGAGCCAG GGCTTCCGGGTGGTCCTGGCTGAAGACTGCTGGATGAAGTCGTTGGTTCCTCTGATGGCGGAAGTGAGGCAGCAGATGGGAGGCAAACCCATTTATATTAGCTTTGATATTGATGGCTTGGATCCTGCCTATGCCCCAGGGACGGGGACTCCTGAAATTGCTGGTCTCACTCCTAGTCAG GCTCTGGAGATCATCCGGGGGTGTCAAGGCCTGAATGTGGTAGGTTGTGACCTTGTGGAAGTTTCACCGCCATACGATCCTTCGG GGAACACGGCCCTCCTGGCAGCTAACCTGCTGTTTGAGATGCTGTGTGTTCTCCCCAAAGTGACAGTCGTTTGA